Genomic window (Danio rerio strain Tuebingen ecotype United States chromosome 24, GRCz12tu, whole genome shotgun sequence):
catgcattgttagattttcacattttctccctaatttactgttggtgacggtttttgccccattgacttccatcttaaccacatttgatggtccATAaacacacagtctttgtttttgtttacttcatgtagttctgagagctgagctgagGTGAAAATCTAAGCtttattttttgcacaggcctatctaaagggttaatggtgccaactcaTGGTCaattttacaaattacaaattttacctcttcccaacatggAAAACCactaacaatcaaaaatgcatgattatagggtgtcatggttttgtaatcaaaacaatttggttataatggaagtcaatggggcaaaaacagccaccaacagtaaattagggagagaaAAGAATCAATCACAAAAAACATGAAAGGCAGTGTTGTTTTACATGTCcaaatactttaataaaaagtaaaaataattccagtccacaattactttttatgttgaaaatatgtcattttgtgttttttacacCAAATTAGTGAAATCCTGTACTTTTCtcagcaatttagtagttttgatcaggactgaggttgattaacagatttatgaaaaacatttaaacaaatattcatctgatgttttttttttttttttttttttttttttttttacagcagtttaatttagattCATCCCAAATGGATAGTAAATTTGCCcaaagtgtattgttgagttttattattattatttttcagggCAATTATTCAAAATAAGGTTGGTCACCAAAAATAATTCTGCTAAGCGGAAACAGAAAAAGTTATGgttaaattaagactcaaaatccccccagagtggatgaaaacatccccaacagagtacataagggttaaagaTTCTTCTTTTTCACGTCTTCatttttaagaaagaaagaaagaaagaaaaaagaaagaaagaaaaaagaaagaaagaaagaaagaaagaaagaaaagctaAGTACCTACTTTCCTGAATATCTTGTCTTTTCCTTGGATTCGGTGCAAATACTGTAAACGCTTTCTGACTGTCACAAAAACAGAAAATGGTCAATATACCAAAAGCCGTTATTTGCATAAACAAAACAAGCTCTAAAGCATGTACTACGGCAATTAACCAGTTTAATGCTGCTGCTTGGATTAAGTCCTGATTCACCATATGTTTCTGAGGCAGTCTTACCTGTGGATTTCATAAAGCGCGTGAGAATATGTTTTTGGCTTTGGCTGTTCCTTCGGTGCACATTTGGACGGTTTTGTCCTCGGTGAAGTCTCGGTCGGTTTTGTTTTCATCGCTTTATTGCTTCTCTCCGTTGTTTTGGGTTTATACTCCGTGTGATGGGTGCATCTTGGGCAGCTCGATGCCCTGTTTTTGCGGTGAGCGGCATCTCTGCCTCTGACTGCGGGTGTTATTTCAACTGGAATCGCTTTCTTGTTCGAATGCTTGGCATTCGTTGCAACGGATTTCGGGTTTAGAAGTCTCGTGTCCGGCATATTTACAATTATATATTATCATTGATCCATTAACCTGTCTTTAACCGAACAAATGTCCCTTTCTTGAACGCACCGGTTTCAACCAGCGAGATAAAATTCGGTATTTTCATTAAGAAGAGCCAGAATCAGATAAGAGAAAGTCTCAAAGTTGTGCGTGTTGGGTTTTGTGGACAATCCCGCAACCTCGTGTGATCCGATTAATGAGCTCAAGGCACACTGGCCAATGTGGTGACCTcatggtaacctagtaaccagaCCCAGTAACCAATACCGCAACAACATGCTAGCTTACTTTGTCATGCTACTCCTAATGAATTACCGTTTTAGAATTAATATGAATTGCTGATTAAAAAGGCATCCTATTTTGTAGCGATCTGTTGTTGgagttcatccattcattttctttttggctttgtccctttattaatctgtggttgccacagcggaataaaatggcaacttatccagcatatgttttgcgcagcgcatgcccttccagctgcaacccatcactgggaaatgttCTTGAAGTTTCGCAAGCCAAATTGACTTTTAGTGACAGTGTTTTCAGTTCCATTTAAAAGTAGGCTAATATAGGctaaatcactttaaaaaaaaaattttttttttaaatctaaaatatatataaatgtgttacTAGTTTTTAAGCAAAGCAAAGTGGAATTATGTTGTCATTCTTGCATTTTTTAGGTTAAGGTATGCTTTATTACTTTAAAAGTAAAGGTATAGTAAAAATAACTGCATAATAACCttaaaatacagtgctcagcataagtcACACAATATGCATTTACAGAGTATtgaagccaaatttggagcttatctaacaaaataacttatgataatggcCCAGAacctagtacacccaaatttatagaaaaatattaaatacaaatttaaaaagaggaaaaatcaagaaaagcaaaaaataatttgaaaaatgtagttgaaatgttgtaggttgtctttttttgtgtgtaatatttagcttgatttaattgTATCAATTTCcaatttttaaacatgtttggtgactaaagtattattttaataaatatatctgttaaataaacctgttttgtttaaatgcaccaaaatacattgcctttattcactgagaaatggataaaaatatacattttcaaaatagggtgtactcagtTCTGCTGAGAACGGTATGCtttaaataattttgattttacaATATGAAATGCTGGAAAATGTGATGACTATGTGATCTGAACAGGGATGAGGTAAGCAGTTAGGGCCCCGAATTAGGGGGCCCCGACCAATGCCAAGAATCCTACAATAATTGAATAGctcttttaaacattttctatcatatgttgtaaaatctgtctaccATTAGAAATTAACGGTACTTCTTTTCAAAACCAGGAGCCCCCATGAATGTTCCTTCCCTAAcagcacatgcaaatattaaaactataaaatattaaatatttttttaaatattaaaatctttcttaataaatatacatttgacccccACCCCTCCCCTTATAAAGGTTCATACCACTGATGCATTCAATTGCGCCAGTCAATGGTAGGAAAAatatcattcaacagtctgaaactggcaggtctAGAGCACCGATGCATCTTAAGTATTCACAAAACACGTTTCCTGTACAATAGGCgtataaaagtcagaattattagccctccttgattttttttcttttttaaatatttcccaaatgatgtttaacagagcaaggaaattttcacagtatgtctagtaatattttttcctctggagaaagtattatttgttttatttcggtaagaataaaagcagttttacatttttttaaaaaaacattttaaggtaaaaattattagccctgctaatctatatattttttgatagtctacaaaacaaaccatcattatagaacgACTTTTCCCAAatgccttcaaatgtcactttaggccgtatagaagtgtcttgaaaaatatctagtcaaatattatttactgtcatcatggcaaagatgaaataaatcagttattagaaataagttattaaaactattatgtttagaaatgtgttttaaaaatctgctctccaataaacagaaattggggaaaaaataaacagggggctaataattctgacctcaactgtatctGCCTGTagcctaaaaaagaaaaaatagactcataatttgtatagtttgacctacagaaacctctaaaatagtcactaaatatccctcaaaacactgaaaatttaaatccataaatttgattcactgaagcatgtcaCCAAACTACCTAAAAAGTTGACCCCACCCCCAATCGTCAATGTAGGCTATAATTCGCACACTGTTGATCTCAGATAAATTCATAAATTGTTCTTTACTAGTGGAAAAGCGTTTTTcagattataaaaatgttttttcacatgaaaaaaaaaaagatagttgCCTAAAAAACTTTTCTCACTTTGTGGAAAGAGGCATCACTGTAAAACCCTGTTTTTATTGATCTGGTGCTAATATTTTTAAGATTGTGTGTGCATAAATGCaagcattttaaaactaatacaAAGTGCACAGATATTTCAGAAAAGCAGAAGCGCGCGGTCCTCCTACACTGTAAGCGGTGCTCTAACATTCGCCGCCCTGATGAATTTCTATCGGTCTCTACTTTTACCTTTGACGCATTAGGACATGACGGGATTGTAGCAGTCGCTGAAAACGGTCAGCGTGTGATGGGAGATCTACCCCGTTGACTTCGGACAGGTAGGATTACCCTCCACGGCCATTTATTAGTCACGAAAAGATGCATGTTTTGGCAAGCTCTGCGACCGGCTCGGTTGGAAGAGAGGAGCGCGCACGCTCGCGCACAGAGAGGAGCATCATCATTTTCCCTTTTGACTTTCATTTTGTGTATTTCGATTCGCGACAAGTTACGCTGATTTGTCGCCGTGCACATTTCGTGCACTCGATAAAATGCAGCCGCTTTTATATATCTATGACGCCGCGCCATCATTTAGGGAAGTGCAGGTCTTCAGGGACGCGCTGGGGGCTCTAGCTGTCACCGCACGAACACACGCCCATTTTCAATATATGACCAAAATAATGAACATTGGATGCAAATGCACCGACACTGTCGTGTTTAGCGGGCTCCCAGTACGACCTGTACGTTTGTTTTTAGTGCGAATTCGGCAGCCCCCTTATAGGCCGTCGTGATGCTACGACAAGCACGGGGATGTTTTGGGGAGTCACAGTGGGTGTTTATTCAGAAATGACTGCGGCTCGCACATAAACATTGAAAACACGCGTGGCTTTCTGGCACCTGTGCGCGCCGCGCTCCTTGGTATGTGTCCATTAATGTCGTCCAGCTTTCACGGTTATCGCACCGAGAGtctggtaaacctttatgttcaATAACTACACCAATGCTTCATTTACACGGAGGTTTTTAATTCTATGGCTCGTATGAGACAAAGGGCAGAGCGTTAGTCGTGGTTACGGTACAGGCATGGCGCAATATCGCGTTATTAATGTAACCCATGTGTCTTGTTTTTAGCAGAAATGCTCATATGCTTCGTTTTTGTTTAGCCGCGGCCTGGTGTGAGCTCCAGTGATAACACTGTACAATTTGGGTTGCCCACGTTAAAGCAAAAACGTGCATGTGATTGCGTGAACTTAAAAACACAGTGATGATATTTCAAACACTACGAGACATGTTTTGgtggtttgttttatttacttgctAACTGAATTATAAAATCGCGTGTTGTTGATATATTGATCTACTAATGCAAAGCACATCACAGTCATcaacacaagcacaacacatgtatatatacatgtatatatatatacacacacaaacacacacacacacatatatatatataaataaatatatatatatatatatatatatatatatatatatatatatatatatatataggttgcaCATCTGTATAATAATTTAGCCTGTTAAACATTCATTTGAATTTAATGCAAAAAACATAAaagaataaatcaaaataatatattttatttgtgattCTATGGTAATTTATGTGGTAGACAGTGTAATTTACTGTTTAAATGTTACTTTGTTAAGTGGAAAACACATGTGTAAGATTATTTCTAGATGGTTTAATGTCATTTTCAGTCTGTTCAGTCTGTCTTTTACACAAATGTTTTACAATACCTGGGTCAAAGTCGAAACAGAGTTTTGTAGCTCTTCATAACATAacagtgttataaatgtgatacCGGTTTACATCATTTCTGTGCATTTAATAAGAACAGAtaaagaatcatttgatgactATTTAGGGATCCCCGCTATCCAAACCACTACTCTTTTTTTTATCAGCAATAAGatcttaatcatttaaaaatgtaaaattgatcttttttttatgtgttgtccgttgtttatatttaaacttttttcacAAAGTATTTTGAAACATCAAAGTTGCATTTATTTGAATTGAAAGTTTTGTCTTAGATTGTAGCACACATATTGGGCATGAGCTAGTATaagtttctgacagtatgataattttggataaaaatatcacagtttcacggtattatgatcactgctctaaaatatattctttttaaatgtgttagtaaaaaacaacaacttttccccctttgaatacaatatatttaattttaggaaacataatattttggaacagtaaacatgttgggctaaatagtttaaataaatccttgacctctgctgtcttcattagtttcaaatacacagatttcttcacaatacatgaaaaaacactttaaaaacctTTACATATACATTATGAATGGTATAACATAATATTTTTGCGGTTTTAAtaccttgattttttttaaaccgcGGTAAGCCTTGAAACCCATGACTATTATCCCATGCCTATTACATAGTTGTTTCAAGTGTAGGCTATTATAGGTATACTATGTTCATGTGTAGGTATGCTTTGTTCAGTTTAGCATTTGTTTTTGTAAACTTCAAcctttttattacacatttatgacAGCATTTGCAACTGTATGATAGCTGAATCATGAAACTGCTTATTTTTCTGCTATTGATCTGCAGAACACTGTTTCATATTCATACTACTTATTGTGCAGAATCcgattaaaatgttattttctaaTAGAAATACAGTACATTTTGATATGCAACCTCGTTTAAACCTgatgcactgttaaaaaaaactgaatgaaacaTATTACAGGgtatccgcagggtcttaaaaagtctcaaaatGTCTATACCTTAATTTTAGGCCTTAACAAGTCTTCAATTTGCTGAaacatactgttttttttaacaggtcttaattttaatTAAGAGGTATAATTCATGGATTGACATTTTTATGTATCACAAAGCGTTATGTgtgcaaacttttaaaaaaaaattattttacttatgACTTTTATGgtgaattacagtaaaaaaaaaaaagacaaaacaatttCAAAAAGTATAGATAGTATCATTCTTAGCacatacaatgaaaaa
Coding sequences:
- the zgc:194621 gene encoding uncharacterized protein LOC795037 (The RefSeq protein has 3 substitutions compared to this genomic sequence), with amino-acid sequence MPDTRLLNPKSVATNAKHSNKKATPVETTPAVRGRDAAHRKNRASSCPRCTHHTEYKPKTTERSNKAMKTKPTETSPRTKPSKCAPKEQPMPKTYSHALYEIHSQKAFTVFAPNPRKRQDIQEKAEAELAALEDLRLSRAMGYISISPSTVGGCLTLEEVRAKQQQDLQIKRRQKQVKTVF